The Mesorhizobium sp. INR15 region TTTCATGATCAGCCCGTCCTTATTCTGCGATGCGCTGTACGAAGCGCGTCCTGACCGAGAGCTTGGCCGCGCCGAGACGCAGCGCCTCACGGGCGGTTTCTTCATTGACGCCGTCGATCTCGAACATGATGCGGCCCGGCTTGACGCGCGCCGCCCAGTAATCGACAGCGCCCTTGCCCTTGCCCATGCGGACTTCGGTCGGCTTCGAAGTGACCGGCACGTCTGGGAAAATACGGATCCAGACGCGGCCGGCACGCTTCATTTCACGGGTGATCGCGCGGCGGGCCGCCTCGATCTCACGTGCGGTGACGCGGTTCGGCTCAAGCGCCTTCAGCCCGAAACCGCCGAAATCCAGATTGGTACCGCCCTTTGCGGTACCATGGATACGGCCCTTGAACTGCTTGCGGAACTTTGTGCGCTTTGGCTGCAGCATCGTTCTAACTCCAAATTCCTAAATGTCTTAGGCGTTTTCGCGACGACGACCGCGTTCGCGATCACCACCACCACCGCCGCCATGCGCATGATCACCCTCGGTCGCACGACGCTC contains the following coding sequences:
- the rplP gene encoding 50S ribosomal protein L16; the protein is MLQPKRTKFRKQFKGRIHGTAKGGTNLDFGGFGLKALEPNRVTAREIEAARRAITREMKRAGRVWIRIFPDVPVTSKPTEVRMGKGKGAVDYWAARVKPGRIMFEIDGVNEETAREALRLGAAKLSVRTRFVQRIAE